A genomic region of Plasmodium malariae genome assembly, chromosome: 14 contains the following coding sequences:
- the PmUG01_14022700 gene encoding conserved Plasmodium protein, unknown function, producing MKVPPVNDFLTQKGNMGIDNNSCSSKKKNSKIISYLKNESKFYFLFSSTKGIKRMQYLKNNDVCNKSNFHNNRKEINNIYKNSTNSTLPTMTNAKVYVKNDSVYNIPRISTSEGNSLPLESPPGKKKRKEKPTLLNKMIRYNNVKEEYEHSENCSSKYKKYYSIIIKKKVMFPSEHNLTDMKYNYHNNYNDMKYNSFIKGYKSEESSGVNTPNNKNNLLPKVDNNFINNNITVKRTMCDVKNTNFSCDNLLQIYEHRYLQTISKSSRRVTTARSFQQTNNSQRVLCERLPSLNNSTKVSPTNYIKRNSHSNHSSNSKQSNCSTDSKHSSHSYYAKEKIEANQKEEHDLNLYINNSEMTNNNPNYKQINKSYSMQHKTKTTVKHDLSREHINEKGVIEKAGNYVGNMDDVNISKIHKTSTYDMETCLSNHSYNIQVNESSIQHPIFNDKKKSNDTEKIIKNVDNACSYGSNNLPPMHKEGKEQKVVNYYINNCNVHNDLMRLIGKEIKLSNYKEYEYYLNELKNHKEISKKITKFIPYHNVRSKKNQIKKKKIYSDRLRKKKHTQEVTQASNLEKIKKRSKKKEVIKKGDRQKYLQNIIYGENAGEKKNCKDERSKCSEHTNDVLISELRNEVYGNAHQLKDDKLVCEGNNEQTNICKNLKLENNINMSKEENNSTTDSADSLSLKKSSTHEYKNGNLIGRKNGSSNSSSNSSTSSSSSRSSRICIEIDMKMTDKGDYKNGNNSKNVTINKKDILKQDNKKLLLKNSGLHETFAKKDSTNNSKLRKEDRKHTSIVNNDLYNNCGIHNTIKNNSYGLKEVRENISRGHNTQITIHKAVNSNSKKYFFIKIENKEQNEKQHKLKNKSYPLKEYKSKATKLENAKICSENEKKCRDRNISGDTNDVTQVKKKKNSFHNNSNNYCREEKICSRSNPIKTQGTNEDNVFFPIFIVRKSRIYIEGNINAYMYLANNINCIICNIFKYQKRILLVHTFLYSLNLFVFYNLLDSDTLYEQANTNTKGVICILYFLIIELYILFLNNVFYFFIKCKLRKAVFALDKVNLIHTLSKLFPQYSSLLKKHLFSTDRSVNYSFYKNLDYKNRSHEEKDKKSQNLRYFKNTNFVLKNEGSVHFAHDEICNKWENNIYQKTNNLDKLIRNNTPSVYYIRDCKNMNEMDEANKKLRQLIRAPKDTSSRFNISKNYNDSYKYISDKNICNNARFMDDTPREKHTVVSVREQNVKKDKIKYTILKLGREREYIANEHKYTLEESRYTMNESIINLIFFLFNKQKQLNLNQFFFLKLRKYSNILFVFFASLLIYTTVFLEIKDPFHFDVKKNLFFFIFVSLITLLQVIFCIMIDIEKVFIHKMKTFLNIRTINLYYQLNSYLDLQC from the coding sequence atgaaagttcCTCCAGTAAACGATTTTTTGACCCAAAAAGGGAACATGGGAATAGATAATAACTCATGTagttcgaaaaaaaaaaacagtaaaattatttcttatttaaaaaacgaatctaaattttattttcttttttcaagtacaaaaggaataaaacgaatgcaatatttaaaaaataatgacgTATGTAATAAATCAAATTTTCACAATAacagaaaagaaataaacaatatttataagaattCGACTAATTCGACTTTACCAACAATGACCAATGCCAaagtatatgtaaaaaatgattctgtatataatatacctAGAATATCCACTAGCGAGGGTAACAGCCTTCCTTTGGAATCACCaccaggaaaaaaaaaaagaaaagaaaagccTACTCTTCTTAACAAAATGATAAGATACAACAACGTAAAAGAAGAATATGAGCACTCTGAGAACTGTTCtagcaaatataaaaaatattattctataataataaaaaaaaaagtaatgttTCCAAGTGAGCACAATCTTACTGATATGAAGTATAATTACCATAACAATTACAAtgatatgaaatataattcatttataaagGGGTATAAAAGTGAAGAGAGCTCAGGAGTAAATACGccaaataacaaaaataatttacttcCAAAAGTTGATAATaactttattaataataacatcaCGGTTAAAAGAACTATGTGTGATGTGAAAAATACTAATTTCAGTTGtgataatttattacaaatatatgaacataggTACCTTCAGACTATTTCAAAATCAAGCAGAAGAGTAACTACAGCTAGATCATTTCAGCAAACAAACAATTCTCAACGTGTACTATGTGAGCGTCTTCCTAGCTTAAATAATAGCACAAAAGTGAGCCCTACGAATTATATTAAGCGCAACAGTCATAGTAATcatagtagtaatagtaaacAAAGCAACTGTAGCACTGATAGTAAACATAGTAGCCATAGTTATTATGCGAAAGAGAAAATTGAAGCGAATCAAAAGGAAGAACACGACCTTaatctttatataaataattccgAAATGACAAATAACAATCCtaattataaacaaataaacaaatcaTATAGCATGCAACATAAAACAAAGACAACAGTAAAACATGATTTAAGTAGAGaacatataaatgaaaagggTGTCATTGAAAAAGCTGGAAATTATGTAGGTAATATGGACGATGTAAACATTtcaaaaatacataaaacaaGCACATATGATATGGAGACATGTCTTTCTAAtcattcatataatattcaaGTTAATGAATCTTCCATACAACATCCcatttttaatgataaaaaaaaatcaaacgacacagaaaaaattataaaaaatgtagacAATGCTTGTAGTTACGGTAGCAATAACCTTCCTCCCATGCATAAAGAAGGGAAGGAGCAAAAAgttgtaaattattatatcaaTAATTGTAATGTGCATAACGATCTAATGAGACTAATAGgcaaagaaataaaattaagcaaCTATAAAGAGTAcgaatattatttaaatgaattaaaaaatcataaggagatatcaaaaaaaataactaaatTTATACCTTATCATAATGTGAGGAGTAAGAAAAAtcaaatcaaaaaaaaaaaaatatatagtgaTCGCTtaaggaaaaagaaacataCCCAAGAGGTGACGCAAGCAAgcaatttagaaaaaataaaaaaaaggtcgAAGAAAAAAGAGGTGATCAAGAAAGGAGATAGACAAAagtatttacaaaatataatttatggaGAAAACGCAggggaaaagaaaaactgTAAAGATGAAAGAAGCAAGTGTAGTGAACATACTAATGATGTTCTAATTTCGGAATTAAGAAATGAGGTGTACGGTAATGCCCACCAGCTGAAAGATGATAAATTAGTATGTGAGGGAAACAATGAACAAACAAACATATGTAAAAATCTGAAGTTAGAAAACAATATCAATATGtctaaagaagaaaataatagcaCTACAGATAGTGCAGATTCTCTTAGTCTTAAGAAATCTAGTACTCATGAATACAAAAATGGTAATTTAAtaggaagaaaaaatggtagtagtaatagtagtagtaatagcagcacgagcagtagtagtagtagaaGTTCCCGTATTTGTATAGAAATCGATATGAAGATGACCGATAAAGGGGactataaaaatggaaataactcaaaaaatgtaacaataaacaaaaaagacatattaaaacaagataataaaaagttattgCTAAAAAATAGTGGACTACATGAAACTTTTGCGAAAAAAGATAGCActaataattcaaaattaagaaaagaaGATAGAAAACACACAAGCATTGTGAACaatgatttatataataactgTGGAATTCATAATACTATCAAGAATAATAGTTATGGACTTAAAGAAGTCCGTGAGAACATAAGTAGGGGACATAATACTCAAATAACAATTCATAAGGCTGTAAATTCCAAttcaaagaaatatttttttataaagattGAGAATAaggaacaaaatgaaaaacagcATAAGCTTAAAAATAAGAGCTATcctttaaaagaatataaaagtaaggcaacaaaattagaaaatgcaaaaatatgCTCGGAGaatgagaaaaaatgtaGAGATCGTAATATCAGTGGGGATACAAATGATGTAACacaagtgaaaaaaaaaaaaaattctttccataacaatagtaataattattgtagggaagaaaaaatttgtaGCCGAAGTAACCCTATCAAGACACAGGGGACGAATGAAGATAACGTTTTTTTCCCCATATTTATTGTCCGTAAAAgcagaatatatatagagggaaatattaatgcatatatgtacttagctaataacataaattgtattatttgtaatatattcaaatatcaAAAGAGGATTCTTCTTGTTCACacttttctttattctttgAATCTCTTCGTATTCTATAACTTATTAGACAGTGACACGTTATATGAACAGGCGAATACCAACACTAAAGGAGTAATTTGCATATTGTACTTTCTCATcatagaattatatatattatttttaaataacgtattttactttttcataaaatgtaAGTTAAGAAAAGCTGTATTCGCTTTGGACAAAGTAAACTTAATACATACCTTGAGCAAGCTATTTCCTCAATATTCCTCCCTCCTTAAGAAACACCTTTTTTCAACCGATAGAAGTGTTAactattctttttataaaaacctagattataaaaatagaagcCATgaggaaaaagataaaaagtcGCAGAATTTAAGGTACTTCAAAAATACTAATTTTGTACTAAAAAATGAAGGCTCAGTGCATTTTGCTCATGACGAAATATGCAATAAAtgggaaaataatatttatcaaaaaacaaataatttagaTAAATTAATACGTAACAATACACCTTCTGTATATTACATTAGAgattgtaaaaatatgaacgaAATGGACGaagcaaataaaaaactCAGACAACTAATACGCGCACCAAAAGATACCTCTTCACGTTTTAACATATCTAAAAATTACAACgattcatataaatacatatcagataaaaatatatgtaataatgcACGGTTTATGGATGATACTCCAAGGGAGAAACATACCGTCGTCTCAGTACGTGaacaaaatgtaaaaaaggataaaataaaatatactatattgAAGTTAGGGCGTGAACGTGAATACATTGCGAatgaacataaatatactttGGAAGAAAGTAGATATACTATGAATGAAAGCATAATcaatcttatttttttcttattcaaTAAACAAAAACAGCTAAATTTAAatcaatttttctttttaaaattaaggaaatacagtaatattttatttgttttttttgcttctttgTTGATATACACTACAGTATTTTTGGAAATAAAAGATCCTTTCCATTTTGatgtaaaaaagaatttgtttttcttcatttttgtgTCTCTTATAACACTCCTTCaagtaattttttgtataatgatagatattgaaaaagtatttattcataaaatgaaaacattCCTAAATATAAGGAcaataaatttgtattatcAATTGAATTCATACTTAGATTTGCAATGTTAA
- the PmUG01_14022800 gene encoding conserved Plasmodium protein, unknown function, translating to MHMQFFNSLTKNFHFFRTFVDVKNKKKFCNFFKYEISTKIEDKIEQKPQLKLYHIDSDNHTLKRIEKGIKTKNSYSIYIYNLFNSSIYVLTNHTNEEENSKKMLYFKWKARKSYKKRVLNLPSTKSRRRYAQKNR from the coding sequence ATGCAtatgcaattttttaattcattaacgaagaattttcatttttttagaaCATTTGTtgatgtaaaaaataaaaagaaattttgtaatttttttaagtatgaAATTAGCACAAAGATAGAAGATAAAATAGAACAGAAACCACAGCTAAAATTATACCATATTGATAGCGATAATCATACATTAAAAAGGATAGAAAAGggtattaaaacaaaaaatagttattctatatatatatataatttgttcaaTAGTTCTATTTATGTTCTAACTAATCATACAAACGAAGAAGAAAATTCCAAAAAAATGCTATACTTTAAATGGAAAGCTAGGAAATCgtataaaaaaagagttcTTAATTTACCATCCACTAAGTCTAGAAGAAGATACGCACAAAAAAATAGGTAA
- the PmUG01_14022900 gene encoding conserved Plasmodium protein, unknown function: MKLSSIIFFLVIFFLKENVCVKIHTNDSAIFDINKVLKKKLSILYRKGNNLNNYFFSYIEKNGKKNKCYKYIQDALYDSNTQIMKNEIFKCLNTSKDILHKTFHDVINKLFLYIKNVFLKKYFIFFLLYLININCDSLVSQMNDPYILNNYNLCENASPAMYNLKYEEIEIPNNNNIRGWLIKSNKKSNKLFLLLHGYNSNRQACLFFLNILKQLNVHHDTNIFIPDMKNFNERGVDDIYNILSYFKKNMALNDVNVYTQSSTNLLVLLLSKHYKNKIVSKSKQKFIKNIIPYNNEKPKDEDIIYIDKYIFDSPILNLHRTINIHFNLSDIQKKISEENMKANTDINNVYDRKTILNYFISFFMWLLNNQLKGHLYDFNFNKLINENNINPSNIYILHSFNDNISMLNILSQEVKENRLLPLKNIYIFKNGRHANIYESSKREYNLIVKRIIKGFNILDFLYYIPMRSKMSSLNS; the protein is encoded by the coding sequence atgaaattatcttctataattttttttctagtaatattttttttgaaggaAAACGTCTGTGTTAAAATTCATACTAACGATTCAGCAATATTTGATATTAACaaggtattaaaaaaaaaactttcaATATTATACAGAAAAGGAAACAACTTAAacaactattttttttcgtatattgagaaaaatgggaaaaagaACAAGTGttacaaatacatacaaGATGCCCTGTATGACTCCAATACAcagataatgaaaaatgaaatatttaaatgtttaaaCACAAGTAAAGACATATTACACAAAACATTCCATGATGTTATTAACAagctttttttatatataaaaaatgtctttttaaaaaaatattttattttttttctcttatatttaataaatattaattgcGATAGCTTGGTTTCTCAAATGAATGAcccttatatattaaataattacaacTTGTGTGAAAATGCCTCACCTGCTATGTACAATTtgaaatatgaagaaatagaaattcctaataataacaacatCAGAGGTTGGTTAATTAaatcaaacaaaaaaagtaacaaattatttttattattacatggATATAATAGCAATAGACAAGCctgtttattctttttaaatattttaaaacaattaaatgTTCATCATgatactaatatatttatacccGATATGAAGAATTTCAATGAAAGAGGTGTAGAtgacatatataatattttaagttatttcaaaaaaaacatGGCATTAAATGacgtaaatgtatatacacaatCATCTACAAATCTTCTTGTCCTGTTATTATCaaaacattataaaaataaaattgttagTAAATCAAAAcagaaatttataaaaaatattatacctTATAATAACGAAAAACCAAAAGATGaagatataatttatattgataaatacatatttgaTTCACCCATACTAAATTTACACAGAACAATCAACATCCATTTCAATTTGAGtgatatacaaaaaaaaattagcgaagaaaatatgaaagCAAATActgatataaataatgtatatgatAGAAAGACAATTTTAAACTAttttatatccttttttatgtGGCTATTAAATAACCAATTAAAAGGACATTTATATGatttcaattttaataaattaattaatgaaaataatataaacccatcaaatatttatattctacATTCCtttaatgataatatttcCATGTTGAATATACTATCCCAAGAGGTAAAGGAAAATCGATTACTgccattaaaaaatatttatatatttaaaaatggtaggcatgcaaatatatatgaatcgTCCAAAAGAGAGTATAATTTAATagttaaaagaattataaagggatttaatatattggattttctttattatataccTATGAGGTCTAAAATGAGTTCCCTAAATTCTTAA
- the PmUG01_14023000 gene encoding SAM dependent methyltransferase, putative, translating into MHRFNCNKFPVGKNFKTIIYNYHIFKRKISDICESKIISLNKSKEYDKFKIYRNNIYNNICENQILQGVKVHKLDPDGYGEIAIYATRQNNLFFLKFFLLIPDEQVNLKVLDINKKKKKITFQILCKTKKSKYEIIPRCEYFSNCGGCMYQHINYNFERQSKKNLLISLCEKYNIHLLVSSKDYLQNDHYFCKIVEQNEGELLDISKIKREYTGNDLEEEEGQHEELRKNIQEELLVHQSYKKKDSVDIENKFQNEEAMSTHYIGHTDEGNYSKSHNDNSDVHKKQSMFNSEIEKINLAKLYEIIYADEYHYRNKTSINFSVTDHLSIGYFKKHSYEICDINKCYIHDEHIQNAFVEIKKEINENFKKNNIYIFNKINNNGYLKSVSIKLSIYNSEKQILINFTGYSIDDKARKHLINIANNLALKDKSIKGVLYNVETNKLKQIKSETVLYGQNYIYHTFDNYTYKVGANTFFQSNKYLNTCIIQIIFKLIKVYKINSNNSCVFDLFCGIGFYSLPLSNLFSQVICVDYSMDNINCLEENININNIRNIKCFNLDLFNLHNLKQMNLHIRRYIINLIKNKKYSFYSDLKRKINSIYISMDSKNEVIENFQNIHSPYKSLPNFIYDNLIQWDSKKGAEDFSSNLNEENSQKFCNDNNKNLEAIKQETLGSNGIDKAKCSPSEFVIPFPDIVIINPPRKGCEKIFRRWLRGLCCRFLIYISCNPYSQFRDINHLINLGYVVKEIIPLDSFPRTQHIESVVLLEFDFNKTVDNEKRQIMEFELSEIKSNKRKKYKKG; encoded by the exons atgcATCGTTTCAATTGCAATAAGTTTCCTGTTggtaaaaatttcaaaactattatatataactacCATATTTTTAAGAGAAAAATCAGTGATATTTGtgaaagtaaaataatttcactTAACAAAAGCAAAGAATATGAcaaattcaaaatttataggaataacatatataataacatatgtGAGAATCAAATTCTTCAAGGCGTAAAG GTGCATAAGCTCGATCCAGATGGATACGGAGAAATAGCTATTTACGCAACAAgacaaaataatttgttttttttaaaattttttttattaattcccGATGAACAGGTTAATTTAAAAGTTTTggacataaataaaaagaagaaaaaaataacttttcaAATACTGTGCAAGACCAAAAAGagtaaatatgaaataataccTCGCTGTGAgtatttttctaattgtGGAGGTTGTATGTACCaacatattaattataactttGAACGACAatcaaagaaaaatttattgatTAGCCTTTGCGAGAAATAcaacatacatttattagTTAGTAGCAAAGATTACTTACAAAATGATCACTACTTTTGTAAAATAGTAGAACAGAATGAAGGTGAATTATTGGacatttcaaaaataaaaagagaatacACAGGAAACGATTTGGAGGAAGAGGAGGGTCAGCACGAAGAATTgcgaaaaaatattcaagaAGAATTGTTAGTGCATCaatcttataaaaaaaaagattcagtggatatagaaaataaattccAAAATGAGGAAGCAATGAGTACCCATTACATTGGTCATACTGATGAGGGAAATTACAGCAAGAGCCATAACGATAATAGTGATGTCCACAAAAAACAAAGTATGTTTAACTctgaaatagaaaaaataaacttagCAAAATTATACGAGATTATATATGCAGATGAATACCATTACAGAAACAAAACATCCATAAATTTCTCAGTCACTGATCATTTGTCAATAggctattttaaaaaacatagtTATGAAATTTGTGATATAAACAAATGTTATATTCATGATGAACATATACAAAATGCATTTgtagaaattaaaaaagaaataaatgagaattttaaaaagaacaatatatatatttttaacaaaataaataataatggatatttaaaaagtgtGAGCATcaaattaagtatatataattctgaaaaacaaattttaataaactttACTGGCTACTCTATAGATGATAAAGCGAGGAAGCATCTGATAAATATAGCCAACAATTTAGCATTGAAAGATAAATCGATTAAAGgtgttttatataatgtagaaacgaataaattaaaacaaataaaaagtgAAACTGTCTTATATGgtcaaaattatatttatcatacttttgataattatacatataaagtAGGAGctaatactttttttcaatcaaataaatatttaaatacatgtattattcaaataatttttaaattaattaaagtttataaaataaattcgaACAACTCCTGCGTGTTTGATCTATTTTGTGGTATTGGTTTCTATTCATTACCCCTCTCTAATCTATTTAGTCAAGTTATTTGCGTGGATTATTCAATGgataatataaattgttTAGAAGAAAACAtcaacataaataatataagaaatataaagtGTTTCAATTTAGATTTATTTAACCTTCACaatttaaaacaaatgaaCTTGCATATAAgaagatatattattaatctaataaaaaataaaaaatattccttcTATAGTGatttgaaaaggaaaataaattctATCTACATATCAATGGACAGTAAAAATGAGGTCATAGAGAATTTTCAG aatatCCATTCGCCATATAAGAGTTTACCAAATTTTATCTATGACAATTTAATTCAATGGGATTCCAAAAAAGGAGCTGAAGATTTTTCCAGTAACTTAAATGAAGAGAACTCTCAAAAGTTTTGCAatgataataacaaaaatttggAGGCTATCAAACAGGAGACATTAGGTTCGAATGGCATAGACAAAGCTAAATGCTCCCCCAGTg AATTTGTCATACCATTTCCCGACATTGTAATTATTAACCCTCCTCGAAAGGGGTGTGAAAag ATATTTAGAAGATGGCTAAGAGGATTATGCTGCAGGTTTTTAATCTACATATCATGTAATCCATACAGTCAATTTAGGGACATTAatcatttaattaatttggg ATATGTGGTCAAAGAAATTATTCCACTAGACTCGTTCCCAAGAACGCAGCACATTGAATCAGTAGTTTTGTTAGAGTTTGATTTTAATAAG acGGTGGATAATGAAAAGAGACAAATAATGGAATTTGAATTAAGTgaaattaaaagtaataaaagaaagaagtataaaaaaggttaa
- the RPT4 gene encoding 26S protease regulatory subunit 10B, putative, which translates to MDNKESIKLYVKKVIEHREVESKIKKLRLDIKELNKKYEKTEDNLKALQSVGQIIGQVLKQLEDEKFIVKASSGPRYVVGCKSKINKSKLVIGTRVSLDMTTLTVMKRLPCEVDPLVFNMISDIDKSENSKNKVNYNQIGGLSEQIRQMREVVELPILNPFLFKRVGIKTPKGVLLYGPPGTGKTLLARAMASNINCNFMRIVVSAIVDKYIGESARIIREMFTYAKEHQPCIIFMDEIDAIGGRRFSQGTSADREIQRTLMELLNHLDGFEELGNVKIIMATNRPDVLDPALIRPGRLDRKIEIPLPNETARIEILKIHANKMTKLGDIDYESVCRLCDGFNGADLRNVCTEAGMFAIRAMRDYVIEEDFYKAARKINEAKKLEGKIEYEKI; encoded by the coding sequence ATGGATAATAAGGAAAGCATCAAGTTATACGTAAAGAAAGTAATAGAACACCGAGAAGttgaaagtaaaataaaaaaattaagactAGATATAAAAGAGTTGAATAAAAAGTATGAAAAAACGgaagataatttaaaagcCTTACAAAGTGTAGGTCAAATAATAGGACAAGTATTAAAACAATTAGAAGACGAAAAGTTTATTGTAAAGGCATCAAGTGGACCGAGATATGTAGTAGGGTGTAAatctaaaattaataaaagcaAATTAGTAATCGGTACAAGAGTATCATTAGATATGACTACCTTAACAGTAATGAAAAGATTGCCTTGTGAAGTAGATCCTTTAGTATTTAATATGATAAGTGACATAGATAAAAGtgaaaatagtaaaaataaagttaatTATAATCAAATAGGAGGGTTAAGTGAGCAAATAAGACAAATGAGAGAAGTAGTAGAATTACCAATACTtaatccatttttatttaaaagagtAGGGATCAAAACTCCAAAGGGagtattattatatggaCCTCCGGGTACTGGAAAAACATTATTAGCTAGAGCTATGGCATCTAACAttaattgtaattttatgAGAATTGTTGTTTCAGCAATTGTCGATAAGTATATTGGTGAAAGTGCTAGAATTATTAGAGAAATGTTTACATATGCAAAAGAACATCAAccatgtattatttttatggaTGAAATTGATGCCATAGGGGGTAGAAGATTTTCTCAAGGAACTTCTGCAGACAGAGAAATTCAAAGAACACTCATGGAATTATTAAATCATTTAGATGGTTTTGAAGAATTAGGAAAtgtgaaaattattatggcTACTAATAGACCAGATGTCTTAGATCCAGCTTTAATCAGACCTGGTAGATTGGAtcgaaaaattgaaattcCATTACCTAATGAAACGGCAAGGattgaaattttaaaaattcatgCAAATAAAATGACAAAGCTAGGGGATATCGATTATGAATCTGTTTGTAGATTATGTGATGGTTTTAATGGGGCAGACCTTAGAAATGTATGTACAGAAGCTGGGATGTTTGCAATTAGGGCTATGCGAGATTATGTTATTGAGGAAGATTTTTATAAAGCCGCAAGGAAAATTAATGAAGCCAAGAAATTAGAAGGAAAAATAGAGTACGAAAAGATATAG